One genomic region from Rosa rugosa chromosome 1, drRosRugo1.1, whole genome shotgun sequence encodes:
- the LOC133727123 gene encoding protein FIP1 produces MATERERHASMPSTSPEDDALFLDIMHEAPLFGHRKSRSLFGSVFYLIVLAAYASVAVASMWMFKPIHEYISQVLCSCNVLLLVLTGIFQQYLVYQVQKIRLQGYYSFSQKLKHIVRLPFAATAYGTAVMLLFMVWKPHINFLSLPSILRVIMVVEAICAGTFISLYIGYVHQYNSLNSQPDVLKSLYSPLQPSSSLEGLRYHDVGRLSDQQMALLQYQRENLHFLSEEILRLQECLSKYERSSDGSTPQVDLAHLLAARDQELRTLSAEMNQLQSELRLARSLIAERDTEIQQVRTTNNQYVEENERLRAILGEWSTRAAKLERALEAERMSNLELQKKIPTLRNQSQSSAERTK; encoded by the exons ATGGCAACAGAGCGAGAGAGGCACGCTTCGATGCCCTCAACCTCACCCGAAGACGATGCACT GTTTCTGGATATAATGCACGAGGCTCCGTTGTTCGGCCACCGGAAGTCGCGAAGCCTCTTCGGAAGTGTCTTCTACTTGATCGTACTCGCCGCTTACGCTTCTGTCGCCGTTGCTTCGATGTGGATGTTCAAGCCTATTCACGAATATATATCCCAAGTGCTTTGCAGCTGCAACGTTCTTCTTCTAGTTCTCACAG GCATCTTTCAGCAGTATTTGGTTTACCAGGTGCAGAAAATACGGTTACAG GGTTATTATAGCTTCAGCCAGAAATTGAAGCATATTGTTCGCCTACCTTTTGCAGCTACTGCATATG GAACTGCTGTGATGTTACTGTTCATGGTCTGGAAACCCCACATCAATTTCCTTTCTCTACCATCAATATTGAG ggttattaTGGTAGTCGAAGCAATATGTGCCGGAACTTTTATTAGTCTATATATTG GTTATGTTCATCAGTACAACTCATTAAATTCCCAGCCTGATGTCTTAAAGTCATTATATTCTCCTCTTCAACCTTCAAGTTCATTGGAAGGTTTGAG GTATCATGATGTTGGTCGACTCTCTGATCAACAAATGGCTTTATTGCAATATCAACGTGAAAATCTCCATTTTTTGAGTGAAGAG ATCCTTCGATTGCAAGAGTGCTTAAGTAAATATGAACGGTCCAGTGATGGTAGCACACCTCAG GTTGATCTTGCTCATCTATTGGCAGCACGTGATCAGGAATTACGGACACTTTCTGCTGAG ATGAATCAACTGCAGTCGGAGCTACGGCTTGCTCGTTCTTTGATAGCTGAGAGAGATACTGAAATCCAGCAAGTCCGAACAACCAACAATCAG TACGTGGAGGAGAATGAAAGATTGAGAGCTATTTTAGGAGAATGGAGTACCCGAGCAGCAAAG CTTGAACGAGCATTAGAAGCTGAGCGGATGTCCAATCTTGAACTACAAAAGAAGATCCCAACTCTCAGAAACCAATCGCAATCGTCAGCTGAACGAACCAAGTAG
- the LOC133714128 gene encoding thiol protease aleurain-like, which yields MAPPRLTLVLSLLAVVLITCAASSFDESNPIRLVPDGLRELEDQVVQVLGRVCHVRSFARFAYRYEKRYESVEEMRRRFEIFAENKKLIRSTNRKGLSYKLGVNRFADWTWEEFQRHRLGAAQNCSATTKGNHKLTDAVPPLTKNWRDEGIVTPVKDQGHCGSCWTFSTTGALEAAYVQAFGKQISLSEQQLVDCAGAFNNFGCSGGLPSQAFEYIKYNGGLDTEQAYPYTAVDGACKFSSENVGVQVLDSVNITLNDEEELKHAVAFVRPVSVAFQVVQDFRLYKSGVYTSETCGNTPMDVNHAVLAVGYGVENGVPYWLIKNSWGQSWGDNGYFKMEYGKNMCGIATCASYPVVA from the exons atGGCTCCTCCTCGTTTGACGCTGGTCCTGTCCCTCTTGGCCGTGGTTCTGATCACCTGCGCCGCTTCGAGCTTCGATGAGTCCAACCCCATCCGGTTGGTCCCCGACGGCCTCCGTGAACTGGAGGACCAGGTCGTCCAAGTCCTCGGCCGGGTTTGCCACGTCCGCTCCTTTGCTCGGTTTGCTTACAG GTACGAGAAGAGGTACGAGAGCGTGGAGGAGATGAGGCGGCGATTCGAGATTTTCGCCGAGAACAAGAAGCTGATTCGATCCACCAACAGGAAGGGCTTGTCTTACAAGCTCGGTGTTAACC GCTTTGCTGATTGGACTTGGGAAGAGTTCCAGAGGCATAGGTTGGGGGCTGCTCAGAACTGCTCTGCCACTACTAAGGGCAACCACAAGCTCACCGACGCTGTTCCACCTCTCACG AAAAACTGGAGAGACGAAGGCATAGTCACCCCAGTTAAAGACCAAGGCCACTGTGGATCTTGCTGGACATTCAG TACCACTGGAGCTCTTGAGGCAGCTTATGTACAAGCATTTGGCAAGCAAATCTCTCTGTCCGAACAGCAGCTTGTGGATTGTGCTGGAGCTTTCAACAACTTTGGGTGCAGCGGTGGGTTGCCATCTCAAGCCTTTGAGTACATCAAATACAACGGCGGTCTTGACACCGAGCAAGCATATCCCTACACCGCAGTAGATGGTGCCTGTAAATTTTCATCTGAAAATGTCGGTGTCCAAGTCCTCGACTCTGTCAATATTACCCTG AATGATGAGGAAGAATTGAAGCACGCAGTTGCATTTGTTAGGCCTGTCAGCGTAGCATTCCAGGTGGTCCAAGATTTCCGATTGTACAAGTCGGGAGTTTACACCAGTGAGACATGCGGCAACACTCCCATG GATGTGAACCATGCTGTTCTTGCTGTTGGATATGGAGTGGAAAACGGTGTCCCATACTGGCTTATTAAGAACTCCTGGGGGCAAAGCTGGGGTGACAATGGCTACTTCAAGATGGAGTATGGGAAGAACATGTGTG GTATTGCAACTTGTGCTTCCTACCCGGTTGTCGCTTAA